AAGAACGGTAAGAACGGTAAGAACGGTAAGAACGGCAAAAACGGCAGAAGGGGTCCCCCAGATAACCGTCCTCCAGACAACCGTCCTCCAGACAACCGTCCTCCAGACAACCGACCTCCGGATCGGTAGGGTCCCTCATTGTCAGATTTTTTTGCTCCATTGAAAATGCAGTACGGCGGTAGAATCATAGTTTCTCAGCGGCCATTCCGTTTTGAAGACGACGGGTTATTCTCGTTTGCGAAACCACGCAACGGTCCGCTCGAGACCGTCGCGAAGCGAAACCGTGGGTTCGTATCCGAGCGCCGTTCTGGCCGTCGTAATGTCGGCTTCGCTGTGACGGATATCACCAGTCCGCCCTTCGGTATGGGCAATCTCGGAATCGGAGTCGGTAACGTCGACGATGGTTTCGGCCAGTGCACGAATCGTGACGCTCGTTCCGGTGCCGACGTTGTACGCGGCGCCGACCTGGTCGGTCGTCGCCGCCTCGAGGTTCGCCTGCACGATGTCGTCGACGAAGACGAAATCGCGAGTCTGTTCGCCGTCGCCGTGAACCGTAATCGGCTCGTCGCACAGCGCCTGCTCGCAGAAGATGCTGATAACGCCGCTGTAGTCGCCGGCGGTTTGGCCCGGTCCGTAGGCGTTGAAATAGCGCAAAGCGACCGTCTCGAGACCATAGAGGTCGTGGTACTGTCTGGCGTAGTGGTCGATCGAGAGTTTGTCGAGTCCGTAGGGCGAACTTGGCGTCTTGGCGTCGCCCTCCCGAATCGGCACGCACTCGGGGTGGCCGTAGATCGCCGCGCTCGAGGCGAGGACGACCCGCGCGTCCTCCTCGCGGGCGGCCTCGAGTACCTCGAGGGTCGCGTCGACGTTGATCTCGTGACTCGTTTGCGGCGCTTCGACCGACCCCTGGACGCTGACGAGGGCGGCCTCGTGAAATATCAAGTCGACGCCG
The Natronorubrum sediminis genome window above contains:
- a CDS encoding NAD-dependent epimerase/dehydratase family protein, which codes for MTTGQPTGRTILITGGAGFIGSHLADALVADNDVRVLDNLTSGERANVPDDATLIEGDLRDGTTLERATDGVDLIFHEAALVSVQGSVEAPQTSHEINVDATLEVLEAAREEDARVVLASSAAIYGHPECVPIREGDAKTPSSPYGLDKLSIDHYARQYHDLYGLETVALRYFNAYGPGQTAGDYSGVISIFCEQALCDEPITVHGDGEQTRDFVFVDDIVQANLEAATTDQVGAAYNVGTGTSVTIRALAETIVDVTDSDSEIAHTEGRTGDIRHSEADITTARTALGYEPTVSLRDGLERTVAWFRKRE